In one Candidatus Binatia bacterium genomic region, the following are encoded:
- a CDS encoding efflux RND transporter permease subunit, producing the protein MNLTRFALRRPLTILAIVLAVVGSAAFALVGMPRDVFPPLGVPTIYVAQPYGGMDPAQMEGSLTYFYEYHFLYITGIEHVESKSIQGAALMKLQFHPGTDMSQAMSETVAYVNRARAFMPPGTVPPFVMRFDAGSVPVGYLVFSSDNPGRTLGQMQDAALNIVRPMFATLPGVSAPPPFGGSARTVVVNVDPDRLHAYDLSPEDIVTAITRANVVSPSGNVAIGDSYPIVPVNAVVRNIHDLDALPVRTVAGRAVYLRDVATVADSTDIVTSYALANGHRTVYIPVTKRADASTLSVVDLVKGAIPRFQAALPDDVRVSYEFDQSPVVRGAIGDLTREGLLGAVLTGVAILVFLSDWASALVVVVNIPLALLASCFGLAACGQSINLMTLGGLALSVGILVDEATVTIENIHAHLDRGAATARAALDATAETVLPRLLAMLCIVAVFLPAFFMTGAARALFVPMALAVAFSMVASYLLSSTLVPVLAVWLLSSTHAARASDQPWFHRLQQRFVAVLSRLLGRPALTAGVYLAAAFAVAVLVGSSLGSEIFPPADVGQLAIRFRAPSGTRVERTEEIAKKVLDLIASTAGAGNVRLSIGLVGVHSANYPVNLIHLWNAGPEEGWLAVQFADGFATWPLQEKLRSVFAEELPAVSFSFEPSDIVSRVMSFGANTPVEIAVSGPDLDVDKAFAGRIRDGLASVSSLRDVHFAQALDYPTIEVQVDRERAGLLGVHIDEVTRSLVAATASSRFTVANFWSDPASGVSYNIQVQVPQSRTTSMEDLRNIPVGRIGDVQTLLRSVADVHPSAAVETYERYNMVRTISLTANIEGADLGSVSRQLAGVLSGAGAPPPKTTVTLRGQAPILDELSRAFALGLAAATVAILLVLGANFQSFLSALVVLAAVPAALAGVAVALKVTGGTLNIESAVGAIMSVGVAVANAILLVTFAERNRRKNGDSRMAAQEAARDRLRPILMTSLAMSAGMLPMAFGIGQGGAQSAALGRAVLGGLLLATLSTLFAVPCVFAVVRRGAATTSPSLDPDDPESTHFDSAAAKEAR; encoded by the coding sequence ATGAATCTGACCCGATTCGCGCTTCGCCGCCCGCTGACGATTCTCGCGATCGTCCTCGCCGTCGTCGGAAGCGCGGCGTTCGCGCTGGTCGGGATGCCGCGCGACGTCTTTCCTCCCCTCGGGGTGCCCACCATCTACGTCGCCCAGCCGTACGGCGGGATGGACCCTGCCCAGATGGAAGGCTCGCTGACGTACTTCTACGAGTACCACTTCCTCTACATCACCGGGATCGAGCACGTGGAGTCGAAGTCGATCCAGGGCGCCGCGCTGATGAAGCTGCAGTTCCACCCGGGGACCGACATGTCGCAGGCGATGTCGGAGACGGTCGCCTATGTGAACCGCGCGCGCGCGTTCATGCCTCCGGGGACCGTGCCGCCGTTCGTCATGCGCTTCGACGCAGGCAGCGTTCCGGTCGGCTACCTCGTGTTCTCGAGCGACAACCCGGGGCGAACGCTCGGGCAGATGCAGGACGCTGCGCTGAACATCGTCCGGCCCATGTTCGCGACGCTGCCCGGGGTGTCCGCGCCGCCGCCGTTCGGCGGAAGCGCGCGTACCGTCGTCGTCAACGTCGACCCGGACCGCCTGCACGCCTACGACCTGTCGCCGGAGGACATCGTCACGGCGATCACCCGTGCAAACGTGGTCAGCCCGTCGGGCAATGTCGCGATCGGCGACAGCTACCCGATCGTTCCGGTCAATGCCGTGGTGCGAAACATCCACGACCTGGACGCACTGCCGGTCCGGACGGTGGCCGGCAGGGCCGTCTACCTTCGCGACGTCGCCACCGTCGCCGACTCGACCGACATCGTCACGTCGTACGCGCTGGCCAACGGGCACCGCACCGTCTACATCCCGGTCACCAAGCGGGCGGATGCGTCCACGCTGTCGGTCGTCGACCTCGTCAAAGGCGCCATTCCCCGCTTCCAGGCGGCGCTGCCCGACGATGTCCGCGTCAGCTACGAGTTCGACCAGTCTCCCGTCGTTCGCGGCGCGATCGGTGACCTCACGCGCGAGGGCCTGCTCGGCGCCGTGCTCACCGGCGTGGCGATCCTCGTGTTCCTCAGCGACTGGGCGAGCGCCCTCGTCGTCGTCGTCAACATCCCGCTGGCCCTGCTGGCGTCCTGTTTCGGCCTGGCCGCCTGCGGGCAGAGCATCAACCTGATGACGCTCGGGGGGCTCGCGCTTTCGGTCGGAATCCTCGTCGACGAGGCGACCGTCACGATCGAGAACATCCATGCCCACCTGGACCGGGGAGCGGCGACGGCGCGCGCGGCCCTGGACGCGACGGCCGAGACCGTGCTTCCGCGCCTGCTGGCGATGCTCTGCATCGTCGCGGTGTTCCTTCCGGCGTTCTTCATGACGGGCGCAGCGCGCGCGCTGTTCGTGCCGATGGCGCTGGCCGTCGCGTTCTCGATGGTCGCGTCCTACCTGCTTTCGAGCACGCTGGTGCCGGTCCTCGCCGTATGGCTGCTGTCGTCAACGCACGCGGCGCGGGCCAGCGACCAGCCGTGGTTTCATCGGCTCCAGCAACGCTTCGTCGCAGTGCTGTCCCGGCTGCTCGGACGCCCCGCACTGACGGCGGGCGTGTATCTTGCCGCCGCTTTCGCCGTGGCCGTCCTGGTCGGCTCCAGTCTCGGCAGCGAAATCTTTCCGCCGGCCGACGTCGGACAGCTCGCGATCCGCTTTCGCGCGCCGTCGGGTACCCGTGTGGAGCGCACCGAGGAGATCGCGAAAAAGGTGCTCGACCTCATCGCTTCGACCGCCGGTGCCGGCAACGTGCGCCTGTCGATCGGGCTGGTCGGTGTCCACTCCGCCAACTATCCGGTCAATCTGATCCACCTGTGGAACGCGGGACCCGAGGAAGGGTGGCTCGCAGTGCAGTTCGCCGACGGATTCGCGACCTGGCCCCTCCAGGAAAAACTGCGCTCCGTCTTCGCCGAGGAGCTGCCGGCCGTCAGCTTCTCGTTCGAGCCGAGCGACATCGTCAGCCGCGTGATGAGCTTCGGTGCGAACACCCCCGTCGAAATCGCCGTCAGCGGCCCCGATCTGGACGTCGACAAGGCTTTCGCAGGCAGGATTCGCGACGGCCTGGCCTCGGTGTCATCGCTTCGCGACGTCCACTTCGCCCAGGCCCTCGACTACCCGACGATCGAAGTGCAGGTCGACCGCGAGAGAGCCGGCCTCCTCGGAGTCCACATCGACGAAGTCACGCGCTCGCTGGTCGCGGCGACCGCGTCGAGCCGTTTCACCGTCGCCAACTTCTGGTCAGATCCTGCCTCTGGCGTCAGCTACAACATCCAGGTCCAGGTACCGCAGAGCCGGACTACGTCGATGGAAGACCTGCGCAACATCCCGGTCGGTCGTATAGGCGACGTCCAGACCCTGCTGCGCAGCGTGGCCGACGTGCATCCGTCCGCTGCCGTGGAAACCTACGAGCGCTACAACATGGTGAGAACGATCAGCCTGACGGCGAACATCGAAGGTGCCGACCTCGGCTCCGTCTCCCGCCAGCTTGCGGGCGTGCTTTCCGGCGCGGGCGCCCCTCCACCGAAGACGACGGTGACGCTTCGCGGCCAGGCGCCGATCCTCGACGAGCTTTCGCGCGCGTTCGCGCTCGGCCTGGCGGCAGCGACGGTGGCGATCCTGCTCGTGCTCGGCGCGAACTTCCAGTCCTTCCTCTCGGCTCTCGTCGTGCTGGCAGCAGTGCCGGCGGCGCTGGCCGGCGTCGCCGTCGCGCTGAAAGTGACCGGGGGCACGCTCAACATCGAATCGGCCGTCGGTGCGATCATGTCGGTCGGAGTTGCCGTTGCCAACGCGATCCTGCTCGTCACGTTCGCAGAGAGGAACCGTCGCAAGAACGGAGACTCGCGCATGGCGGCGCAGGAAGCCGCGCGCGACCGGCTGCGTCCGATCCTGATGACGAGCCTGGCAATGTCGGCCGGAATGCTGCCGATGGCGTTCGGCATTGGCCAGGGCGGCGCGCAGTCGGCCGCCCTCGGTCGCGCCGTGCTCGGCGGCCTGCTGCTGGCGACCCTCTCGACGTTGTTCGCGGTGCCCTGCGTCTTCGCCGTCGTTCGCCGCGGCGCTGCGACGACGTCGCCATCACTGGATCCCGACGACCCAGAAAGCACCCACTTCGACAGCGCCGCTGCAAAGGAGGCGCGATGA
- a CDS encoding efflux RND transporter periplasmic adaptor subunit: protein MIARQARARIALAATGIAVWALAGGCGRGTTGAATAQGAAVASVQVVSPSRGPVTRSITLPGELAAWQQVTLHAKIAGYVKTISVDRGDRVTTDQVLVDLEAPELVADVAKAKADLTLATTLSSRVDRAHEKAPDLVVAENVDKATAERQVATATLARAETLLGFATIRAPFDGVVTERFVDVGAFVPAATAAAAASTAALVTIVDLGRIRVEIAVPETEASWVQPGTPTSIRVDEVPGDPINQPVTRISWALDRDTRTMTAEVDVDNPRQALRPGMLAHVTLGVQTHENALLVPAAAVVTEKAGTFAFVVGDGNRVRKTAVRTGFADDRRVEIAGGIDESVRLAISGKPPLSDGQVVQAAESK from the coding sequence ATGATCGCGCGGCAGGCTCGCGCCCGCATCGCTCTGGCGGCAACCGGCATCGCCGTCTGGGCGCTCGCGGGTGGCTGCGGTCGCGGGACGACGGGCGCAGCGACTGCGCAGGGGGCCGCCGTCGCCTCGGTGCAGGTCGTCTCGCCGTCGCGCGGCCCGGTCACGCGAAGCATCACGCTTCCCGGCGAGCTCGCGGCATGGCAGCAGGTGACGCTGCACGCGAAGATCGCAGGCTACGTAAAGACCATCTCCGTCGATCGCGGCGACCGTGTCACCACCGACCAGGTGCTCGTCGACCTCGAAGCTCCCGAGCTGGTCGCCGACGTCGCCAAGGCCAAAGCCGACCTGACCCTGGCCACGACGCTCTCGTCGCGAGTCGATCGCGCCCACGAAAAAGCTCCCGACCTCGTCGTCGCAGAGAACGTCGACAAAGCCACAGCCGAACGCCAGGTGGCCACCGCGACGCTGGCCCGTGCCGAAACGCTGCTCGGGTTCGCGACCATTCGTGCTCCGTTCGACGGAGTCGTCACCGAGCGCTTCGTCGACGTCGGCGCTTTCGTTCCCGCCGCGACGGCGGCAGCGGCGGCCTCGACTGCGGCGCTCGTGACGATCGTGGACCTCGGCCGCATCCGTGTGGAGATTGCCGTGCCCGAAACCGAAGCGTCGTGGGTGCAGCCGGGGACGCCGACCTCGATACGCGTCGACGAAGTGCCCGGCGATCCGATCAATCAGCCGGTTACCCGCATCAGCTGGGCCCTGGACCGCGACACCAGGACGATGACCGCCGAGGTCGACGTCGACAATCCCCGCCAGGCGCTCCGGCCCGGCATGCTCGCGCACGTCACGCTGGGCGTGCAGACGCACGAGAACGCACTGCTCGTGCCTGCGGCCGCAGTCGTCACCGAGAAGGCGGGCACGTTCGCTTTCGTCGTCGGCGACGGAAACCGGGTTCGCAAGACGGCGGTCCGCACGGGGTTCGCCGACGATCGCCGCGTCGAAATCGCCGGCGGGATCGACGAGTCGGTGCGGCTGGCGATTTCCGGCAAGCCACCTCTTTCCGACGGACAGGTCGTACAGGCGGCAGAATCGAAGTGA
- a CDS encoding TolC family protein, with amino-acid sequence MRPSIIFCGAFALLSLILASEVPVRAEEAPKLLDLPTVLRLAGARSIDVEIARAEQRIAEAEVSRVHTRFFPWLTTGASYRRHDGSLADVQGDILPDVDKQQWDAGGIVHAQVDLGDALFASRAARRTADAAGHALDAERQDALLTAALEYFDLLAAAARIEVFTEAERISADYETQVSRAVDVGLSSRSEQLRARVETEKNRLEVERAQEQGQAASARLAETLRLGATPLVAQRADLAPVSLVAADKPVDALVATALAGRAEIGRSEALVAAAREAKNGAVYGPLIPSIGGEIGFGGTGGGPDSGNHSSGGYSDYLAGLHWRLGPGGLLDWSRIDSAAAELHRSELEEERLRDRITREVVEGHARSVVLARRLETSKGALETARQSLSLSRQRREFGVDVVLENIQAEQEQTRANADYLLTVIDWNRVQYSLLRALGGSPPP; translated from the coding sequence ATGCGCCCTTCGATCATCTTTTGCGGCGCATTCGCCCTCCTCAGCCTGATCCTGGCGAGCGAAGTTCCCGTCCGCGCCGAGGAAGCTCCGAAGCTGCTGGACCTGCCGACGGTGCTGCGGCTGGCCGGAGCCCGCAGCATCGACGTCGAGATCGCGCGCGCGGAACAAAGGATCGCCGAAGCGGAGGTTTCGCGCGTGCACACGCGCTTCTTCCCGTGGCTGACCACCGGCGCGAGCTACCGCCGGCACGACGGCTCGCTGGCCGACGTCCAGGGCGACATCCTGCCGGACGTGGACAAGCAGCAGTGGGACGCCGGCGGCATCGTCCACGCCCAGGTCGATCTCGGCGACGCGCTGTTCGCGTCGCGGGCGGCGCGCCGCACCGCCGATGCGGCCGGCCACGCGCTCGACGCCGAGAGGCAGGACGCACTGCTTACGGCCGCGCTCGAATACTTCGACCTGCTCGCCGCCGCCGCGCGCATCGAAGTCTTCACCGAAGCCGAGCGCATCTCGGCGGACTATGAAACGCAGGTCTCGCGCGCCGTGGACGTCGGGCTATCGTCGCGCAGCGAGCAGCTTCGCGCCAGGGTCGAAACCGAGAAGAACCGCCTGGAGGTCGAGCGCGCCCAGGAACAGGGCCAGGCCGCTTCCGCACGGCTGGCCGAAACGCTGCGTCTCGGTGCAACGCCACTGGTCGCCCAGCGCGCCGACCTCGCGCCGGTCTCGCTCGTCGCCGCCGACAAGCCGGTCGACGCGCTGGTGGCAACCGCGCTTGCCGGCCGGGCCGAAATCGGCAGGAGCGAGGCCCTCGTCGCGGCCGCGCGGGAAGCGAAGAACGGCGCCGTCTACGGACCGCTGATCCCATCGATCGGAGGGGAGATCGGTTTCGGCGGCACCGGCGGCGGGCCCGACAGCGGCAACCATTCGAGCGGCGGATACAGCGATTACCTCGCGGGCCTGCACTGGCGCCTCGGCCCGGGCGGGCTTCTCGACTGGTCGCGCATCGATTCCGCCGCGGCAGAGCTCCACCGCTCCGAGCTCGAAGAAGAGCGGCTGCGCGACCGCATCACTCGTGAGGTCGTCGAGGGCCACGCCCGCAGCGTCGTGCTGGCCCGTCGACTGGAGACGAGCAAGGGAGCGCTCGAGACGGCCAGGCAGAGCCTCTCGCTGTCGCGCCAGCGGCGCGAGTTCGGCGTCGACGTCGTCCTCGAGAACATCCAGGCCGAGCAGGAACAGACTCGGGCCAATGCCGACTATCT